The Halobaculum magnesiiphilum genome contains the following window.
AGTACCGGACCGTCGCGACCGGCCACTCCGAGCCGACGCACGCCTCCCGGAGCACGTCGGGCGCGAACGGCCGGAACAGCAGGGTGTCGCCCACGTCCCCCTCGTACTCGAAGTGCATCACGCGGTAGCCCATCCCCGGCGTGGGGTCCGGCCGCCAGCCGAGGAGGTCGCGCGCGCCGTCGGCCTCGGGGTCGTAGTTGTCGACGACGGCGACGGCGTCGTCGGTCGTCACGAACGCGAGGTCGGCGAGGAACTCGCGGAGGCGGTGCGGCGGTCGCGCCAGTCCGAGCTGGGTGCCGTGGGCGTACACCCCGCGGAAGCGGTCGCGGTCGAACGACTCGCGCAGCGCGAACATGTCGCCCCGGACCGCCGACTCGACGCCGCGCTCGCGCATCGTCGCGACGAGGTGGGCGGACGGCTCCAGCCCGACCACCTCCCCCTCGTAGCGCTCCTGAAACCGGAGCACGTCGCGTCCGGCGCCGGCGCCCAGGTCGAGCAGCGGCGCCGTCAGTCCGTCGGAATCGACCGTCTCGTAGGCCGACTCGTCGCGATCGGCGAAATAGAACCCCTCGATCGGGTGCTCGACGCGCTCGGCGCCGTCGACGCACCACAGCGGCTCGGTCTGCTCGTCGCGCGCGAACTCGCGGATCGCGCGGCCGAACGGGTCCGTTCGGTCGCCCTCGACGGCGTCGCCTCCGGGATCGGCGGTCGACATACCGACCACGACGGAAGTGGTCGGGAAAACGATATGTGAATGATGGTAGCATATGACATAGTGGGTGGGCACGGACAACGAGGGCGCAGAAACCGGCAAGGTTGGCAGCTACCACACCGACTACCGACGCGGCCGGCAGTCGGGTGGTATGTCCCAACTGCTGCCCGACGAGGCCGCGGACCGACTCGTGTCGACGTGCCGGACGACGGTCGGCGACAACGCCCGCTCGGTGACGTTCTTCACGCGGACCGACCACGAGCAGCTCTACCTCCGTGACGACCTGGAGCAGGACGCCGACCTGATGGCCTTCATCGGCACCGAGCGACAGGACTTCGCGATGGCCAGCGACGGCTACTCGGGCACCGAGTTGGGCGAGTACCGCTACACGCTTCGGGTGTTCGAGAACGGCTACGCCGTCCGGATCGACGGACGCGACAAGGGCGTGCTCGTCACCAGCGACGGCATGGAGCTTCGCGACTTCAACCACCTCGCCAGCGCCGTCTCCGCGACGCTGGAGGAGTGGGAAGGCGAGGACTGAGGACGAGCGCCCAAAGACGTTTCTCGTTCCTGCACCGAGTTTCGGCATGGTCCTCCCGCTCGAGATGGGCTGGCGACACCTCCTGTTCGAGAACTGGCCCGTCGACCCCGACGTGATGGACGCGCACCTTCCCGAGAGGCTGGAGCCGGACACCTACGACGGCTCGGCGTGGCTCTCCGTCGTCCCGTTCACCAACGTCGCCGTTCGGCCGAAGGGGATGCCGGAGGGCGCCGGCATCCGACTCCCGGAGCTCAACGTCCGCACGTACGTCACCCGCGACGGCGTCCCGAGCGTCTACTTCTTCAGCCTCGACGCGCAGGGCGTCGCCAGCGTCGTCGGCGCCCGGGTGTTCCACCGCCTCCCGTACTACTACGCGCGGATCTCGCTCGACTCGGACGGCGCGGGCGGCGTCCGCTTCCGGAGCCGTCGCCTCCACCCCGGCAGCCGGCCGGCGCGCTACGAGGCGACCTACCGCCCGACGGGCGATGCGTTCGACGCCCCCGACGACC
Protein-coding sequences here:
- a CDS encoding DUF7522 family protein, coding for MSQLLPDEAADRLVSTCRTTVGDNARSVTFFTRTDHEQLYLRDDLEQDADLMAFIGTERQDFAMASDGYSGTELGEYRYTLRVFENGYAVRIDGRDKGVLVTSDGMELRDFNHLASAVSATLEEWEGED
- a CDS encoding YqjF family protein, whose amino-acid sequence is MVLPLEMGWRHLLFENWPVDPDVMDAHLPERLEPDTYDGSAWLSVVPFTNVAVRPKGMPEGAGIRLPELNVRTYVTRDGVPSVYFFSLDAQGVASVVGARVFHRLPYYYARISLDSDGAGGVRFRSRRLHPGSRPARYEATYRPTGDAFDAPDDPHAEFLVERYRFYTEAQDGSIRYTDVDHDPWTLYPAEADVTTNTLLQSHGFATPDADPVYHYSPGLDVVTSRSKRL
- a CDS encoding class I SAM-dependent methyltransferase, producing MSTADPGGDAVEGDRTDPFGRAIREFARDEQTEPLWCVDGAERVEHPIEGFYFADRDESAYETVDSDGLTAPLLDLGAGAGRDVLRFQERYEGEVVGLEPSAHLVATMRERGVESAVRGDMFALRESFDRDRFRGVYAHGTQLGLARPPHRLREFLADLAFVTTDDAVAVVDNYDPEADGARDLLGWRPDPTPGMGYRVMHFEYEGDVGDTLLFRPFAPDVLREACVGSEWPVATVRYSNDHHYEAVLRKP